The proteins below come from a single Staphylococcus sp. MI 10-1553 genomic window:
- a CDS encoding sugar efflux transporter produces the protein MFRELLTIKNYKLFIVNMMLIGMGIAITVPFFVLFATNQLGMTTNQFGLLLALAAISQFTMNSIVARFSDTHAINRKVIIIAGLFMGAISFTLPFFVHSVVLFIILYAIFQGLFAPAMPQLYASARESINQSTSSSRAVFANSVLRSMFSFGFLFGPLVGNILNQSWGYSGLFGGTVAIILTTLLLQVFFFKDVKAKKPVRDSTAIEQDAPSMLKHRYLIVPFIAFVLLHIGQWMYTLNMPLFVTQYLHEEEKYVGHLASLCAGLEVPFMIILGMVASKVETRTLLAIAAVCGSLFFGSIGIFESVHMMLVGQVLLAAFLAVLLGIGISYFQDVLPQYPGYASTLFANAMVIGQLLGNLLGGAMSQWVGLGNVFYVSALSLACGFVLILFTKKSRKTVQTV, from the coding sequence ATGTTTCGTGAATTGTTAACGATTAAAAATTATAAGTTATTTATTGTGAATATGATGCTAATTGGGATGGGCATTGCGATTACAGTCCCATTTTTTGTTCTATTTGCAACTAACCAATTGGGGATGACGACCAATCAGTTTGGGCTGTTACTGGCATTGGCGGCAATTAGTCAATTTACGATGAATAGTATTGTCGCTCGTTTTTCGGATACGCATGCTATCAATCGGAAAGTGATTATCATTGCAGGATTATTCATGGGGGCTATCAGTTTTACGTTACCATTTTTTGTACATTCGGTTGTACTGTTTATTATTTTGTATGCCATTTTTCAAGGGTTATTCGCTCCGGCTATGCCCCAACTTTATGCTTCTGCAAGGGAATCTATTAATCAATCTACATCGAGTAGTCGCGCGGTATTTGCCAATTCTGTACTGCGTTCCATGTTTTCGTTTGGCTTTTTATTTGGTCCGTTAGTCGGTAATATTTTAAATCAGTCATGGGGCTATAGTGGTTTATTTGGTGGAACAGTAGCCATTATTTTGACGACGCTACTCCTACAAGTGTTCTTTTTTAAAGATGTTAAAGCGAAAAAGCCTGTTCGTGACAGTACAGCGATAGAACAAGATGCACCTTCTATGTTGAAACATCGCTATTTAATTGTGCCATTTATTGCTTTTGTGTTGTTACACATTGGTCAGTGGATGTATACGCTCAATATGCCTCTATTTGTGACGCAATATTTACATGAAGAAGAAAAATATGTTGGTCATCTTGCGAGTTTGTGTGCCGGTTTAGAAGTGCCGTTTATGATCATTTTAGGTATGGTCGCAAGCAAAGTGGAAACACGAACGTTATTAGCGATTGCGGCGGTTTGTGGTAGTTTGTTTTTCGGTAGTATCGGAATATTTGAAAGTGTCCACATGATGCTCGTTGGTCAAGTGTTACTCGCGGCATTTTTAGCGGTATTACTTGGTATAGGAATTAGTTATTTCCAAGATGTTTTACCACAATACCCAGGTTATGCGTCGACTTTGTTCGCTAATGCAATGGTTATCGGTCAACTGTTAGGGAATTTATTAGGTGGTGCGATGAGTCAGTGGGTCGGTTTAGGCAATGTCTTTTATGTTTCTGCGCTATCATTGGCATGTGGTTTTGTGTTAATTTTATTTACTAAGAAAAGTAGAAAAACAGTTCAAACTGTGTAA
- a CDS encoding DUF402 domain-containing protein → MKKRELVAVKVKYIDKRHWRRLLDHDYIEVKVNNNKFKGIIGLISIKKVRDPLEVTVVNQRMVVADDGYQWLQILPEKKRYSMTVMFDDKGQPLQYYFDINLKNIIQKGKARTIDLCLDVLALPDGQYELVDQEDLERALKSNQITRKQYHEAYVIAHQLMIQIDEDFESIQKKAMYCYHKINRKYQKQEKYKQFETSNGDGFHTP, encoded by the coding sequence ATGAAAAAAAGGGAGTTGGTGGCTGTGAAAGTGAAATATATTGACAAACGTCACTGGCGTCGCCTCTTAGACCATGATTATATCGAAGTTAAAGTCAATAATAATAAATTTAAAGGCATAATAGGTTTAATTTCAATCAAAAAGGTGAGAGATCCTTTAGAGGTGACTGTTGTAAATCAACGAATGGTAGTAGCTGACGATGGCTATCAATGGCTACAAATCCTGCCAGAGAAAAAGCGTTACAGCATGACAGTAATGTTCGATGACAAAGGACAACCTTTACAATACTATTTTGATATTAATTTAAAAAATATTATACAAAAAGGCAAGGCACGAACGATTGATTTATGTTTAGATGTGCTTGCTTTACCAGATGGCCAATATGAACTTGTAGACCAAGAAGACTTAGAGCGTGCATTGAAATCGAATCAAATTACGCGAAAACAATATCATGAAGCTTATGTGATTGCACATCAATTAATGATTCAAATTGATGAGGATTTTGAGAGTATACAAAAGAAAGCGATGTATTGTTATCACAAAATTAATCGCAAATACCAAAAGCAAGAAAAGTATAAACAGTTTGAAACATCAAATGGAGATGGTTTTCACACACCGTAG
- a CDS encoding GNAT family N-acetyltransferase: MTVYIETNRLKLRDWQDEDLQPFQQLNANRQVRQFFPSLLSYQKTALDFEVMKSYLKQHQIGLFAVELKATKEWIGFIGVNYIPQTVDYPFKELPFYEIGWRLSPEVWDNGIATEGAEAVLDYVAERGVSEVYAMAAKVNHASIRVMEKIGMTHYDDFETPGLSEHHVLRPQVRYRKQLKEA; encoded by the coding sequence ATGACAGTTTATATAGAGACAAATCGATTGAAATTGAGAGACTGGCAAGATGAGGATTTGCAACCATTTCAACAATTGAATGCAAATCGCCAAGTCCGTCAGTTTTTTCCAAGTTTATTAAGTTATCAAAAAACAGCGTTGGACTTTGAAGTGATGAAATCTTATTTAAAGCAGCATCAGATAGGATTGTTTGCTGTGGAGTTAAAGGCAACGAAAGAGTGGATTGGGTTTATAGGGGTGAATTATATTCCACAAACGGTAGATTACCCTTTTAAAGAACTCCCATTTTATGAAATCGGTTGGCGATTGTCTCCTGAAGTTTGGGATAATGGGATTGCGACAGAAGGGGCAGAAGCGGTGCTCGATTATGTAGCTGAACGTGGCGTAAGTGAAGTGTACGCGATGGCAGCAAAAGTGAATCATGCATCGATTCGCGTGATGGAAAAGATTGGCATGACACATTATGATGATTTTGAGACGCCGGGATTGAGTGAACATCATGTACTGAGGCCACAAGTGCGTTATAGAAAGCAGTTGAAGGAAGCATAA
- a CDS encoding undecaprenyl-diphosphate phosphatase, which translates to MLFFELIKAIILGIVEGMTEFAPVSSTGHMILVDDMWLKSTEFLGPESAFTFKIVIQLGSIFAAAWIFRHKYFEMLHIGKYAPAQQPGRRSKPRRLNLLHIIIGMIPAGVLGLLFDDLIEKYLFSVPTVLIGLFLGAIYMIIADKFSLNVKNPKSLNEITYFQAFVIGLSQAVAMWPGFSRSGSTISTGVLMKLDHKSASDFTFIMAVPVMLAASGLSIIKHLDYIELAHIPFYILGFLAAFTFGFISIKLFLKLIQNVKLLPFAIYRIVLVVVIAIVYFGIIK; encoded by the coding sequence ATGTTATTTTTCGAATTAATTAAAGCCATTATTCTTGGTATCGTTGAAGGCATGACTGAGTTCGCTCCAGTTTCTTCAACAGGACATATGATTTTAGTCGATGATATGTGGTTGAAATCGACTGAGTTTTTAGGACCAGAATCTGCTTTTACCTTTAAAATTGTTATCCAACTCGGTTCTATTTTTGCTGCGGCATGGATTTTTCGTCACAAGTATTTCGAAATGTTACATATCGGTAAGTATGCACCAGCTCAGCAGCCTGGCCGTCGTTCAAAACCACGTCGTTTGAATCTCTTACACATTATTATTGGGATGATTCCAGCAGGTGTACTCGGTCTATTATTCGACGATTTGATTGAAAAATATTTATTTAGCGTACCCACTGTGTTGATCGGTTTATTCCTTGGTGCGATTTACATGATTATTGCCGATAAATTTAGTCTTAATGTTAAAAACCCAAAAAGTCTAAATGAAATCACTTATTTCCAAGCCTTTGTAATCGGTCTTTCTCAAGCCGTTGCAATGTGGCCAGGATTTTCACGTTCTGGGTCAACAATTTCAACAGGGGTATTAATGAAGTTAGACCACAAATCTGCTTCTGACTTCACATTCATTATGGCGGTGCCTGTCATGTTAGCAGCAAGTGGTTTATCTATTATTAAGCATTTAGATTATATCGAATTAGCACATATTCCATTCTACATTTTAGGTTTCTTAGCGGCTTTCACATTCGGTTTTATTTCAATCAAACTGTTCTTGAAATTGATTCAAAATGTTAAATTATTACCATTCGCGATTTATCGTATCGTACTTGTCGTCGTGATTGCTATCGTTTATTTCGGTATTATTAAATAA
- a CDS encoding DUF456 domain-containing protein codes for MSDVILWVLILAAFVLAFIGLIKPVIPAIPVLWVGFLIYQFGINGATLSWIFWTAMIVLTIFIFVSDLWLNRYFVNRFGGTKKGEWAALIGVLVGAFVLPPFGVMIVPFIAVIIVEMMQSKNFTQAVKASFGSLVAFFSSAVMQAVLMLVMMIWFFIDALLIN; via the coding sequence ATGTCAGACGTGATTTTATGGGTGCTCATCTTAGCGGCATTCGTATTGGCATTTATCGGTTTAATCAAGCCTGTGATTCCGGCTATTCCCGTTTTGTGGGTGGGCTTTTTGATTTATCAATTTGGCATTAATGGTGCCACGTTATCATGGATTTTTTGGACTGCGATGATTGTACTCACGATTTTTATTTTCGTATCCGACTTATGGCTCAATCGCTATTTTGTGAATCGGTTTGGAGGCACGAAAAAAGGGGAGTGGGCTGCTTTAATCGGTGTACTCGTCGGGGCGTTTGTGCTGCCACCATTTGGTGTGATGATTGTGCCATTTATCGCTGTCATTATTGTTGAAATGATGCAGTCTAAAAATTTCACACAAGCAGTCAAAGCAAGTTTTGGTTCGCTTGTCGCATTTTTCTCTAGCGCCGTGATGCAAGCGGTACTCATGTTAGTCATGATGATCTGGTTTTTTATCGATGCGTTACTGATTAATTAA
- a CDS encoding amino acid ABC transporter ATP-binding/permease protein, whose protein sequence is MKLQQVMNIKWDKDIVIAICIGVFGSLVALGMFFLSGYMITQSALGAPLYALMGLIVTVKLFGFIRAIAKYYERLRSHRATFTMLRDVRVQLYRALIPIVPDVFRKFRSSDLLGRMVTQVEALQNIYLRVYYPPIVIGITTLISAVTLIYFSWVHALVLVITIVIALFILPALRVKQATRVRLHVNQTGERWMHAYFDYILGHDELKRFKSDQKYNAQLMNSETAFSQAEHLSQRSHLVYDYIRHLISMAALLGSIVLVVVMVEQQQVDIVYVTSIILMILTLLEQAVPMSQVADYKSETNLAQQSLSEVMGHRKSVIGSEKVDVHQMSHGASLLTLKDVTLYYQHQQRPSVQHLNLHIRKGEHVGIVGASGSGKSTLLQLLMGLYTPSEGQILIGDNSLHDLDMTSYYQQLNTMLQQPHFYDGTVYENLLTDASISQSRTVLDQLHLQHITLDRPVTFNRNTLSGGEFQRLALARLMLRDGPIWLLDEPTTALDIENTKDVMHQIHQQAETLVVATHDVQYLTQFDRIIQMQEGKIIGDMTPDEFLAEKVHG, encoded by the coding sequence ATGAAACTCCAACAAGTAATGAATATTAAGTGGGATAAAGATATTGTGATAGCCATTTGTATCGGCGTATTTGGAAGTCTTGTTGCGTTGGGAATGTTCTTTCTAAGTGGCTATATGATTACTCAAAGTGCTTTAGGTGCCCCGCTATATGCATTGATGGGGTTAATTGTGACAGTTAAGTTATTTGGGTTTATACGTGCTATAGCCAAATATTATGAACGCCTGCGCTCTCACCGTGCGACCTTTACGATGTTGAGAGATGTGCGGGTTCAGCTCTATCGTGCGCTCATCCCGATTGTACCTGATGTTTTTCGAAAATTTCGCTCAAGTGATTTACTCGGCAGAATGGTGACACAAGTGGAAGCATTACAAAATATATATTTACGCGTCTATTATCCACCTATTGTAATTGGTATAACGACGCTCATTTCAGCAGTGACTTTAATTTATTTTTCATGGGTGCATGCCCTTGTTTTAGTCATTACAATCGTGATTGCTTTATTCATCTTACCTGCATTACGTGTGAAACAAGCGACACGTGTGCGACTGCATGTTAATCAAACTGGGGAGCGTTGGATGCATGCGTATTTTGACTATATATTAGGTCATGATGAGTTAAAACGATTTAAGAGTGATCAAAAATATAACGCGCAATTAATGAATTCTGAAACGGCATTCAGCCAAGCAGAGCACCTGTCACAACGAAGTCACCTCGTTTACGATTATATACGTCATCTAATCAGCATGGCGGCATTACTCGGTAGTATCGTACTCGTTGTAGTGATGGTCGAACAACAACAAGTAGATATTGTCTATGTAACGAGCATTATTTTAATGATTTTAACATTATTAGAACAAGCTGTGCCGATGAGTCAGGTCGCTGATTATAAAAGCGAGACCAATTTGGCACAACAAAGCTTATCAGAAGTGATGGGGCATCGTAAAAGTGTGATTGGATCAGAGAAGGTGGATGTTCATCAAATGTCTCATGGAGCATCGCTGTTAACATTGAAAGATGTCACGTTATACTACCAACATCAACAGCGTCCAAGTGTGCAACATTTAAACTTACACATTCGTAAAGGTGAACACGTTGGCATTGTTGGGGCGTCTGGTTCGGGTAAATCGACGTTATTACAATTGTTAATGGGATTGTATACACCAAGTGAAGGCCAAATTTTAATAGGTGACAACTCTCTGCACGATTTAGATATGACATCTTACTATCAGCAGTTAAATACGATGTTACAACAACCTCATTTTTATGATGGTACAGTGTATGAAAATTTATTGACTGATGCTTCAATATCTCAAAGTCGGACGGTGCTTGATCAATTACACTTGCAACATATTACGTTAGATCGACCGGTAACATTCAATCGAAATACATTGTCAGGCGGAGAATTTCAACGATTAGCACTTGCGCGTCTCATGTTACGAGATGGTCCGATTTGGTTACTTGACGAACCAACAACGGCACTAGATATAGAAAATACAAAAGATGTGATGCATCAAATCCATCAACAAGCTGAAACACTGGTCGTTGCAACACATGATGTACAATATTTAACACAGTTTGATAGAATCATACAGATGCAAGAAGGAAAGATTATTGGAGATATGACACCGGATGAGTTTTTAGCTGAAAAAGTTCATGGATAG
- a CDS encoding DUF1129 family protein produces MKTTNELMKENNVKSLRLNNTDRQIFESYMTYVRADMRVNAHDSEKVLQRILDHLLKAENKGLHAMEIFNHHPKKHAIQTIKEMPNHTFKNICHYILQHIIFLLGVFCFLKGFLGFFINDTRVFLYTFPLTFVAGIFVTFLFIWSCFKMIQLQAFDYSRLAWLIGYVVLIALILLIFIIFFFPQNFLQFGPYIHISNWAFIIASFFIIPLGMLKYKNDDHAKSASWR; encoded by the coding sequence ATGAAAACGACGAATGAACTGATGAAAGAAAATAATGTTAAATCGTTACGGCTGAACAATACGGATCGACAAATCTTTGAAAGTTACATGACCTATGTTCGTGCGGATATGCGCGTCAATGCACATGACTCCGAAAAAGTACTACAGCGTATTTTAGACCATTTACTCAAAGCTGAAAACAAAGGCCTTCATGCGATGGAAATTTTTAATCATCATCCTAAAAAACATGCCATTCAAACGATTAAAGAGATGCCTAACCATACGTTTAAGAATATTTGTCATTACATTTTACAACATATCATCTTTTTGTTAGGTGTATTCTGCTTCTTAAAAGGGTTTTTAGGATTTTTCATTAATGATACACGCGTCTTTTTATACACCTTTCCGCTCACTTTTGTTGCGGGGATATTCGTCACTTTTTTATTCATTTGGTCTTGTTTTAAAATGATACAACTTCAAGCTTTTGACTATTCACGTCTCGCTTGGTTAATCGGCTATGTCGTATTGATAGCCCTTATTTTATTAATTTTTATTATTTTCTTTTTCCCACAAAACTTTTTACAATTCGGACCTTATATACATATTAGTAATTGGGCGTTTATTATCGCATCGTTTTTTATCATTCCACTTGGTATGTTGAAATACAAAAATGATGATCACGCTAAAAGTGCATCTTGGCGATAA
- a CDS encoding ABC transporter ATP-binding protein/permease: MKQLHQCAKQFYILPIFMAIVCIGLALSVVAQNVTIGIILERILTHQPTTWSVMIGFLALVLILRATLDFVNGWLGERLAHHVRQTIRHRLLHQVSRQAVGERLTMATETLSEMLPFYRNYLPQVFKSTFIPLAIIVTMFFVHIPTALIMLVTAPFIPVFYIVFGLKTRDDAKDQMTFLNQFGQRFLSLTKGLVTLKLFNRSEQAVETINEESTQFRDKTMTILKSAFLSGLMLEFISMLGIGLVALEVGLSLIVFQSIHFGTAAIAMIMAPEFYNAIKDLGQAFHTGKESEGASDVIHAALEEREDVTGHEIDVDENQTPLIQVRNLQYHYPNTTSNVLTEMHLDIFEGDRIALVGPSGAGKSTFVRLLIGELLSQEGHITYQRQDLKIGYLSQNPYIFNATIAENVAVFNDIPAEKITAVLEAVQLMPVVERFQHGIETFIGEGGEMLSGGEMRRIELARLLLLEPDFVVLDEPVAGLDSATEQVIQQTLDRYFQHTTRLTIAHRQSTIQHATRRIYLADGTIQSDDDRIQLSFTRTQDGGEQ; encoded by the coding sequence ATGAAACAACTACATCAATGTGCTAAACAATTTTATATCTTGCCTATATTTATGGCTATCGTTTGTATCGGTCTTGCGCTATCAGTCGTTGCTCAAAATGTAACGATTGGCATCATATTGGAACGCATTCTCACGCATCAACCTACAACATGGTCTGTCATGATTGGGTTTTTAGCGTTGGTATTAATATTACGTGCAACTTTAGATTTTGTGAATGGATGGCTAGGGGAGCGACTGGCACATCACGTTCGACAGACGATTCGGCATCGCTTATTACATCAAGTGTCTCGACAGGCTGTTGGTGAAAGGCTGACGATGGCGACAGAGACCTTGTCTGAAATGTTGCCGTTTTATCGTAATTATTTACCTCAAGTGTTTAAATCGACATTTATCCCTCTTGCTATTATTGTAACGATGTTTTTTGTGCATATACCCACGGCTTTAATTATGCTTGTTACGGCGCCATTTATTCCTGTTTTTTATATTGTTTTTGGTCTGAAAACACGTGATGATGCAAAAGATCAAATGACATTTTTAAATCAATTTGGTCAACGTTTCTTAAGTTTGACGAAAGGGTTAGTCACTTTAAAACTGTTTAACCGTTCCGAGCAAGCAGTGGAAACAATTAATGAAGAAAGTACACAATTTCGTGATAAGACGATGACGATATTAAAAAGTGCATTTTTATCTGGCTTAATGTTGGAATTTATTAGTATGTTAGGGATTGGTTTAGTCGCTTTAGAGGTTGGGTTAAGCTTGATTGTATTTCAATCGATACATTTCGGTACAGCTGCTATTGCGATGATTATGGCGCCTGAATTTTATAATGCGATTAAAGATTTAGGACAAGCCTTTCATACAGGAAAAGAAAGTGAAGGTGCTAGTGACGTGATTCATGCAGCATTAGAAGAACGTGAAGATGTGACCGGTCATGAAATCGATGTTGATGAAAATCAAACACCACTCATTCAAGTACGAAACCTTCAATACCACTATCCAAATACGACGTCCAATGTATTAACGGAGATGCATCTCGACATTTTTGAAGGAGACCGTATTGCATTAGTCGGTCCAAGTGGTGCAGGTAAATCCACATTTGTTCGTTTGTTGATTGGCGAACTGTTATCACAAGAGGGGCATATCACGTATCAACGGCAGGATTTGAAAATAGGTTACCTTTCTCAAAACCCATATATTTTTAATGCGACGATTGCGGAAAATGTCGCTGTATTTAATGACATTCCTGCTGAAAAAATTACTGCAGTATTGGAAGCGGTACAGTTAATGCCTGTTGTTGAAAGATTTCAGCATGGCATTGAAACGTTTATTGGTGAAGGTGGCGAAATGTTATCCGGCGGTGAAATGAGAAGAATAGAGCTCGCACGATTGTTATTGTTAGAGCCAGATTTTGTTGTTTTAGATGAGCCTGTCGCAGGATTGGATAGCGCGACGGAACAAGTGATTCAACAAACGTTAGACCGCTATTTCCAACATACGACACGTTTAACGATTGCACACCGTCAGTCTACAATCCAACATGCGACACGACGTATTTATTTAGCAGACGGTACGATTCAGTCGGATGATGATCGCATTCAACTCTCATTTACACGTACACAAGATGGAGGTGAACAGTAA
- a CDS encoding GNAT family N-acetyltransferase: MKAYAWAHYEPGNAQVTIESLFVDPEYRQQGYATELKQQIEKWAKSQGARQIVGTVQQSNQAMVQLNEALGYRVEKYIMSKSLEES, encoded by the coding sequence ATGAAGGCTTACGCGTGGGCTCACTACGAACCGGGAAATGCGCAAGTGACCATTGAATCATTATTTGTTGATCCTGAATATCGTCAACAAGGGTACGCCACTGAACTTAAACAACAGATTGAAAAGTGGGCCAAATCACAAGGAGCACGTCAAATCGTCGGTACAGTACAACAATCCAATCAAGCGATGGTGCAACTGAATGAAGCGTTAGGATATCGTGTGGAAAAATATATTATGTCGAAATCATTAGAAGAATCATAA
- a CDS encoding LOG family protein encodes MQRIAVYCGASKGFDETYVKEAYTLGQYFAEQGIDLVFGAGSVGIMGAIQDGVLDHDGHAIGVMPRLLDEREITSQKVSELILVDSMHERKQKMVDLADAFVIAPGGAGSLEEFFEVYSWAQIGLHQKPIAIFNIKQFYKPLEALITHMIHEGFIDKKYEKLAGVYETPQALLEGLQNAKPISTRTYD; translated from the coding sequence ATTCAACGTATAGCAGTTTATTGTGGCGCAAGTAAAGGTTTTGATGAGACATACGTCAAAGAAGCCTATACTTTAGGTCAATACTTTGCAGAACAAGGCATTGATCTTGTTTTCGGCGCGGGATCTGTAGGCATTATGGGCGCAATACAAGATGGTGTATTAGATCATGACGGTCATGCAATAGGTGTGATGCCTCGATTATTAGACGAGCGTGAAATTACGAGCCAAAAAGTATCTGAACTGATTTTAGTCGATTCTATGCATGAACGTAAACAAAAAATGGTAGACCTCGCCGATGCATTTGTAATTGCTCCAGGTGGCGCGGGGTCTCTTGAAGAATTTTTTGAAGTTTATAGTTGGGCACAAATTGGGTTACACCAAAAGCCTATTGCTATTTTTAATATTAAACAATTTTACAAACCTCTAGAAGCATTGATTACACATATGATTCATGAAGGTTTTATTGATAAAAAGTATGAAAAACTTGCAGGTGTGTACGAAACGCCTCAAGCATTGTTAGAAGGCCTTCAAAATGCCAAACCGATTTCAACACGTACATACGATTAA
- a CDS encoding YaiI/YqxD family protein yields MRILIDGDACPVVDSIVRITAETGIFVYLFRTYSHFTVHDFPAHVEVKYIDGGRDAVDFMLLQHAKPNDIVVTQDYGLASLVLEKVKHVLHHNGHIYTPENIDRLLAQRYYHQQARRKTKRHHKGPPAFDQKQQLNFESSFRHCIQSP; encoded by the coding sequence ATGCGCATTTTAATAGATGGCGATGCTTGTCCAGTCGTCGATTCCATCGTTCGAATCACGGCTGAGACAGGCATTTTTGTATATTTATTTCGCACTTATAGTCATTTTACTGTTCATGATTTTCCTGCGCATGTAGAAGTCAAATATATCGATGGCGGGCGTGACGCTGTTGATTTTATGTTGCTCCAACATGCAAAACCTAATGATATTGTTGTCACACAAGACTATGGATTAGCCAGTTTAGTGTTAGAAAAAGTCAAACATGTCCTGCATCACAACGGTCACATTTATACACCCGAAAATATTGATCGTCTACTCGCACAACGTTACTATCATCAGCAAGCGCGTCGAAAAACAAAACGTCATCATAAAGGGCCGCCCGCATTCGATCAAAAGCAACAACTCAATTTTGAATCATCTTTTCGCCACTGTATCCAATCTCCATAG
- a CDS encoding LysR family transcriptional regulator: MKIDDYRLLITLDETRTLRKAAERLYISQPAVTQRLKSIERHFGVDIFIRTKKQLITTTEGAMVIAHAKSMLKQERLFQDKIKAHVGAINGTLSIGCSSLVGQTVLPEVLNRYTAEFPNVEIQLQVGSSEHIKANHNDYHIMIVRGNQLLNMHNDHLMDDQHYFIYPKNKETELQKLPFIEFQADPVYINQIKTWYQQHMSQDYHARIKVDQVATCKALLLSGVGVTILPEIMVKDLDASQFAMLKVDVEEQSLVRSTYLSYDMSMVQLPQVSSFINVFKTYLHIEDIE; this comes from the coding sequence ATGAAAATTGATGATTATCGGTTATTAATTACTTTAGATGAAACACGCACACTGAGAAAAGCGGCTGAACGTCTTTATATTTCACAACCTGCTGTGACACAACGTTTGAAATCCATTGAACGTCATTTTGGTGTGGACATTTTTATCCGTACGAAAAAACAGCTGATTACAACGACGGAAGGTGCGATGGTCATTGCTCATGCGAAATCGATGCTGAAACAAGAGCGTTTATTCCAAGATAAGATTAAGGCGCATGTGGGTGCAATTAATGGGACGTTATCAATTGGTTGTTCCTCTTTAGTCGGTCAAACGGTATTGCCAGAAGTGCTGAATCGGTACACTGCGGAGTTTCCAAATGTTGAAATTCAACTACAAGTAGGCTCTAGTGAACATATTAAAGCGAACCATAATGATTACCATATTATGATTGTGAGAGGTAATCAATTGTTAAATATGCACAACGACCACTTGATGGATGATCAACATTATTTCATCTACCCTAAAAATAAAGAAACTGAATTACAAAAGCTACCTTTTATTGAATTTCAAGCAGACCCGGTCTATATTAATCAAATCAAGACATGGTATCAACAACATATGTCACAAGATTATCATGCGCGCATTAAAGTAGACCAAGTCGCGACGTGTAAAGCGTTGTTGTTGAGTGGCGTAGGGGTGACGATTTTACCGGAAATTATGGTAAAAGACTTAGATGCATCTCAGTTTGCGATGTTAAAAGTGGACGTAGAAGAACAATCTTTAGTCCGTTCTACTTATTTAAGTTATGACATGAGTATGGTACAGTTACCTCAAGTCAGTTCATTTATTAATGTATTTAAGACATATTTACACATTGAAGATATCGAATAA
- a CDS encoding SA0632 family lipoprotein, with amino-acid sequence MKKQLIALMGTVVLLSGCGNSEKEKLQNEIKSLEDEQKELQEENKKLKDQSEQLDNQIKDLEHSIDKAKTSDDKKKTSSKDNKKSTESKKDAKSTEKSKETSDTQDKS; translated from the coding sequence ATGAAGAAACAACTTATCGCACTTATGGGGACAGTCGTATTGTTATCAGGGTGTGGCAATAGTGAAAAGGAAAAACTACAAAATGAAATTAAATCGTTAGAAGACGAACAAAAAGAATTACAAGAAGAAAATAAAAAGTTAAAAGATCAGAGTGAACAATTAGATAATCAAATTAAAGATCTTGAACATTCTATTGATAAAGCGAAAACTTCAGATGATAAGAAGAAAACAAGTAGCAAGGACAACAAGAAATCAACAGAATCTAAAAAAGATGCTAAATCAACAGAAAAATCAAAAGAAACGTCTGATACTCAAGATAAAAGCTAA